From Cydia pomonella isolate Wapato2018A chromosome 26, ilCydPomo1, whole genome shotgun sequence, one genomic window encodes:
- the LOC133531883 gene encoding uncharacterized protein LOC133531883, with protein sequence MRDVVVELVKFESKYDFLEFLDDKTDFVKLYTDGSKTKDRTSFAFFDSFLNIGKVFECSSYFSVFSAEVLGIIYALEHIRNYYITKNKFLILSDSMSALQALKSKCVSASVNYLIYKLRSCLSSLLNRNITVEFCWVPGHSGIFGNELVDKLAKSTEDIQVCDLKVPQSDLVPFVKELMIRRWNNSWSKSKEVKGKWLAEIVPAPSSKSWFEYQRKYVERAFITTICRLRIGHARFPAHLFRLELSDSAVCAHCNFDVCDLEHIFFHCPSFNLQRLLFVAMCMDTGLQVLPNSVQGLMKYPQLYPVIYQFVTHTIGSL encoded by the coding sequence atgcGAGACGTGGTTGTTGAACTGGTCAAATTTGAATCGAAATATGACTTTTTGGAGTTTCTTGATGATAAGACTGATTTTGTTAAGTTATATACTGACGGCTCTAAAACTAAAGATAGGACCAGTTTTGCATTTTTTGACTCTTTTTTGAACATAGGAAAAGTTTTTGAATGTAGTAGTTATTTTTCAGTATTTTCGGCTGAAGTATTAGGCATAATTTATGCTTTAGAACATAttcgtaattattatataactaaaaataagtttttgattcTATCTGATTCGATGAGCGCTTTACAAGCGCTTAAAAGTAAATGTGTAAGTGCAtctgtaaattatttaatttataagttaagAAGTTGTTTAAGTTCTTTGTTGAATAGAAATATTACTGTTGAATTTTGCTGGGTTCCGGGACATTCAGGAATTTTTGGCAACGAACTAGTAGACAAGCTTGCCAAATCTACAGAAGATATACAAGTTTGTGATTTAAAAGTACCTCAATCCGATTTAGTACCTTTTGTTAAAGAACTTATGATTAGACGTTGGAATAACTCATGGTCTAAATCCAAAGAAGTCAAAGGGAAATGGCTTGCAGAAATAGTCCCGGCACCCAGCTCCAAGTCGTGGTTTGAATACCAAAGAAAATATGtagaaagggcatttattacaACTATATGTAGATTGCGCATTGGTCATGCTCGTTTTCCCGCACATCTTTTTAGATTAGAGCTAAGTGATTCTGCTGTTTGTGCACATTGTAATTTTGATGTATGTGAtcttgaacatatttttttccattgtCCTTCATTTAATTTACAAAGGTTATTGTTTGTTGCTATGTGTATGGATACTGGTTTGCAAGTTCTGCCAAATTCAGTACAGGGCCTTATGAAATATCCACAATTATATCctgtaatctatcaatttgttaCTCATACTATAGGtagtttgtaa
- the LOC133531882 gene encoding uncharacterized protein LOC133531882, with protein MRPGGGGAGGGPSPMETETAKTSTKRRNKDVSDTEVTSCKQKMTYIRSRRGLFKDHNPIYEDLTKKEYLVLLQSASNELTHKVPMDILKVNGILKEILGVQYVKAAGNFYVKVYFGCAKDANAFLLNKPVLQENNWKATIPYDSIECQGIIRAPVDLSEETLLEDLKASCMILGVKRFTKKQDDGQFKPLPTVLVTFMTSSRPDHVIYDHIWMPVQEYIRPLLQCFRCYKFGHGSGACKSTQVCSICSAGHFYKECTTPSVFKCSNCSGPHSAVSYTCKVKAEKIAQIKNKINGKFSYATAAAIAVTPNNSTNPNSKILKTPAKTPHGRALIADIINSDIVLNAITKTIVELMKKREVNNTSSGPLPISSQMIKELLVTSFTT; from the coding sequence ATGAGGCCAGGAGGCGGGGGTGCGGGCGGCGGCCCCTCCCCCATGGAAACAGAAACCGCCAAAACTTCAacaaaaagaagaaataaagaTGTTTCTGATACAGAAGTCACATCATGTAAGCAAAAAATGACATACATACGAAGTCGTCGCGGTCTCTTCAAAGACCACAACCCCATATATGAAGATTTGACAAAAAAAGAGTATCTTGTACTACTACAATCTGCTTCTAATGAACTGACTCATAAAGTCCCCATGGACATCCTCAAAGTTAATGGAATATTAAAAGAGATTTTGGGGGTGCAATATGTAAAGGCGGCTGGTAACTTTTATGTTAAAGTTTATTTCGGATGTGCCAAGGATGCAAATGCATTTTTGCTAAACAAACCTGTACTACAAGAAAATAATTGGAAAGCAACAATTCCATATGACAGCATAGAGTGCCAAGGAATTATTCGTGCTCCTGTGGATCTTAGTGAGGAGACATTGCTCGAGGACTTAAAAGCGAGTTGTATGATTCTTGGTGTAAAGCGCTTTACCAAAAAACAGGACGATGGGCAATTCAAACCTCTCCCAACCGTCCTGGTTACATTTATGACCTCGTCTAGACCCGACCACGTAATTTATGACCATATCTGGATGCCTGTACAGGAATACATCAGACCTCTGCTTCAGTGCTTCAGATGTTATAAATTTGGACATGGCAGTGGAGCTTGTAAAAGCACTCAAGTATGTTCCATTTGTTCGGCGGGACATTTTTACAAAGAATGTACCACACCATCAGTCTTCAAGTGCTCAAACTGTAGTGGACCCCATTCGGCAGTTTCTTATACCTGTAAAGTGAAGGCAGAAAAAATTGCACAAATTAAGAACAAGATAAATGGCAAATTCTCTTATGCAACTGCAGCTGCAATAGCTGTTACACCTAATAATAGTACTAATCCAAATAGTAAGATTTTAAAAACACCTGCTAAAACACCTCACGGACGTGCTTTGATTGCTGACATTATTAATTCTGATATTGTCCTTAATGCAATCACCAAAACAATTGtagaattaatgaaaaaaagagAAGTCAATAATACTTCCTCTGGTCCTTTACCAATATCCTCCCAAATGATTAAAGAGCTGCTTGTAACAAGTTTTACCACTTAA